One stretch of Streptomyces sp. A2-16 DNA includes these proteins:
- a CDS encoding glycoside hydrolase family 13 protein, with protein sequence MTARTPTPDPSPDLSSSDPDWWRQAVVYQVYPRSFADADGDGLGDLRGVTERLTHLAALGADALWLSPFYPSELADGGYDVADYRDVDPRLGTLDDFDAMVAEAHRLGLKVIVDLVPNHTSHQHVWFQEALAAGPGSAARERYVFRDGRGAHGELPPTDWQSVFGGSAWRRVADGQWYLHLFAPEQPDLNWSHDEVREDFRTTLRFWSDRGVDGFRVDVAHALAKDLTEPLRDLGDLPGVAEDALHLLPPGGHPYWDRDEVHEIYRDWRTILDSYTPPRTAVAEAWVPDARRALYARADELGQAFNFEYLQTAWDAGELRQVITDSLATARAAHASATWVLSNHDVVRHASRLVLPPGTDENAWLLSGGHAPAIDLARGLRRARAATLLMLALPGSSYVYQGEELGLPEVADLPVEVLQDPIWEQTGRVRKGRDGCRVPLPWTRSGPSYGFGAGGAWLPQPQWFAEHAVEVQDGVEGSTLELYRTALRLRRKLLEGEDLIWADAGRAGVLEFARHEGWRCVTNLSDSAVPLPAGEVLLTSSPLQDGLLGPDTTAWIG encoded by the coding sequence GTGACCGCCCGCACCCCCACGCCCGACCCCTCGCCCGACCTGTCCAGCAGCGACCCCGACTGGTGGCGGCAGGCCGTCGTCTACCAGGTCTATCCCCGCAGCTTCGCCGACGCCGACGGTGACGGCCTCGGCGACCTCAGGGGCGTCACCGAGCGCCTCACGCACCTGGCCGCCCTCGGCGCCGACGCCCTGTGGCTGAGCCCCTTCTACCCGTCCGAACTCGCCGACGGCGGCTACGACGTGGCCGACTACCGGGACGTCGACCCACGCCTCGGCACCCTCGACGACTTCGACGCCATGGTTGCCGAAGCCCACCGGCTCGGCCTGAAAGTGATCGTCGACCTCGTCCCGAACCACACCTCCCACCAGCACGTCTGGTTCCAGGAGGCCCTCGCGGCCGGGCCCGGGTCCGCGGCCCGTGAGCGGTACGTCTTCCGGGACGGCCGCGGCGCGCACGGCGAACTCCCGCCCACCGACTGGCAGTCCGTCTTCGGCGGCAGCGCCTGGCGACGGGTCGCCGACGGACAGTGGTACCTGCATCTGTTCGCCCCCGAGCAGCCCGACCTCAACTGGTCCCACGACGAGGTCCGCGAGGACTTCCGCACCACCCTGCGCTTCTGGTCCGACCGCGGGGTCGACGGCTTCCGCGTGGACGTGGCGCACGCCCTGGCCAAGGACCTGACCGAGCCCCTGCGCGACCTCGGAGACCTGCCCGGCGTCGCGGAGGATGCCCTGCACCTGCTGCCCCCCGGCGGCCACCCCTACTGGGACCGCGACGAGGTCCACGAGATCTACCGCGACTGGCGCACGATCCTCGACTCCTACACCCCGCCCCGCACGGCCGTCGCCGAGGCCTGGGTCCCGGACGCCCGCCGCGCGCTGTACGCCCGCGCGGACGAACTCGGCCAGGCCTTCAACTTCGAGTACCTCCAGACGGCCTGGGACGCCGGCGAACTGCGCCAGGTCATCACCGACTCCCTCGCCACCGCCCGCGCGGCCCACGCCTCGGCCACCTGGGTGCTCTCCAACCACGACGTCGTACGGCACGCCTCACGCCTGGTGCTCCCGCCGGGAACCGACGAGAACGCCTGGCTGCTCTCCGGCGGCCACGCGCCCGCCATCGACCTCGCGCGAGGGCTGCGACGCGCTCGCGCGGCCACGCTGCTCATGCTCGCGCTGCCGGGATCGTCGTACGTCTACCAAGGCGAGGAACTCGGACTGCCCGAGGTGGCCGACCTGCCCGTCGAGGTGCTCCAGGACCCGATCTGGGAGCAGACGGGCCGCGTCCGCAAGGGGCGCGACGGATGCCGGGTGCCGCTGCCGTGGACGCGGAGCGGGCCGTCGTACGGCTTCGGGGCGGGCGGTGCCTGGCTGCCGCAGCCGCAGTGGTTCGCCGAGCACGCCGTCGAGGTCCAGGACGGTGTCGAGGGATCCACGCTGGAGCTGTACCGCACCGCGCTGCGCCTGCGCCGCAAGCTCCTCGAGGGCGAGGACCTCATCTGGGCCGACGCGGGGCGGGCCGGTGTGCTGGAGTTCGCTCGGCACGAGGGCTGGCGGTGTGTCACCAACCTGTCGGACAGCGCCGTACCGCTCCCGGCGGGGGAGGTGCTGCTGACCAGCAGCCCGTTGCAGGACGGGCTGCTGGGTCCGGACACGACGGCCTGGATCGGCTAG
- a CDS encoding DUF4142 domain-containing protein — protein MGTLFVGGALTLTLGALAYPSMLGVSTVSSAQDRVIAQTQWGPLTELDRDFVVKVRAAGLWEYPLGEVALQKGTTPEVKEAGRHLIDGHAALDAACRKIAPMLNITIPNVASPQQVGFVNTIESSNGQQFDTNFANILRVTHGSIFNTISKVRSTTKNSLVRSLADMANDTVLDHMTVMEKTGFVNFDQALFMQTTPPKLPDSDLTPPPPQPGAPMVVLTPPANPTSTPLAVPGENANGATPAAGAAPTPTPTVG, from the coding sequence ATGGGAACGCTGTTCGTCGGCGGAGCCCTCACATTGACCCTGGGCGCACTCGCCTATCCGTCGATGCTCGGAGTGAGCACGGTCTCCTCCGCACAGGACAGAGTCATCGCGCAGACGCAGTGGGGTCCGCTGACCGAGCTGGACCGGGACTTCGTCGTCAAGGTGCGAGCCGCGGGCCTGTGGGAGTACCCGCTCGGCGAGGTCGCTCTCCAGAAGGGGACGACCCCGGAGGTGAAGGAGGCCGGACGGCACCTCATCGACGGACACGCGGCCCTGGACGCCGCCTGCCGCAAGATCGCCCCGATGCTCAACATCACCATCCCGAACGTGGCGAGCCCGCAGCAGGTCGGCTTCGTGAACACGATCGAGTCGAGCAACGGCCAGCAGTTCGACACGAACTTCGCCAACATCCTCCGGGTGACGCACGGTTCGATCTTCAACACGATCTCGAAGGTGCGCTCCACCACCAAGAACTCCCTGGTGCGCTCACTGGCCGACATGGCCAACGACACCGTGCTCGACCACATGACGGTCATGGAGAAGACCGGCTTCGTCAACTTCGACCAGGCCCTCTTCATGCAGACCACCCCGCCGAAGCTGCCCGACAGCGACCTGACGCCGCCGCCCCCGCAGCCCGGCGCCCCGATGGTCGTGCTCACCCCGCCGGCGAACCCGACGTCCACACCGCTGGCCGTCCCCGGCGAGAACGCGAACGGCGCCACCCCGGCGGCCGGGGCGGCCCCCACCCCGACCCCGACCGTCGGATAG
- a CDS encoding DUF6445 family protein encodes MSMPQPSRALPVLPYRKPTKGRDYWVIDDVLPDVDAVRARCLAKDDWVRGHPYTSETWPGLRTMPGLEPAELGRVERLVRQATGAKELWVQRAPGGGTLNHNCVQVVGEGESEPRPHTDSRALCRYAAVLYLNPGVPKDCGTSFYRQSMPGGRLGGNVVQAPHNNLVEALGTRFVAPDAFEEDVRVPHRYNRLLLYNANLVHSATGYTGSTLEEKRMTAVFFWMA; translated from the coding sequence ATGTCCATGCCACAGCCGTCCCGGGCCCTGCCCGTCCTCCCCTACCGCAAGCCCACCAAGGGCCGCGACTACTGGGTCATCGACGACGTGCTCCCCGACGTCGACGCCGTACGGGCACGCTGTCTCGCCAAGGACGACTGGGTGCGGGGACATCCGTACACCTCGGAGACCTGGCCGGGACTGCGGACCATGCCGGGGCTCGAACCCGCCGAGCTCGGGAGGGTGGAGCGGCTGGTGCGGCAGGCGACCGGGGCCAAGGAGCTGTGGGTGCAGCGGGCGCCCGGCGGGGGCACGCTCAACCACAACTGCGTACAGGTCGTCGGGGAGGGCGAGAGCGAGCCCCGGCCGCACACCGACTCCCGGGCGCTGTGCCGGTACGCCGCCGTGCTGTATCTCAACCCCGGCGTCCCCAAGGACTGCGGCACCAGCTTCTACCGGCAGTCCATGCCCGGCGGGCGGCTCGGCGGCAACGTCGTGCAGGCCCCGCACAACAACCTCGTCGAGGCCCTCGGCACCCGGTTCGTCGCGCCGGACGCCTTCGAGGAGGACGTACGGGTGCCGCACCGGTACAACCGGCTGCTCCTCTACAACGCCAACCTCGTGCACAGCGCGACCGGTTACACCGGCAGCACGCTGGAGGAGAAGCGGATGACGGCCGTCTTCTTCTGGATGGCGTGA
- a CDS encoding FAD-dependent oxidoreductase — translation MERAPGAASHGPEDRARHGRRTAVVGSGVAGLTAAYILGRTRQVTLYEADDRLGGHAHTHELTSPYDGRVHRVDSGFIVHNRRTYPHLLRLFDELGVATQESEMSMSVRCEGCGLEYAGARGPAGLFTRPRALLRGPYLRLLAEVPAFHRAARRLLAHGGADPLTLGEFLDREGFSAYFRAHFMTPVVSAVWSCDAATAQRYPASYLFRFLEHHGLLSVTGSPVWRTVTGGSHAYVERVAKHIGDIRTGAAVRAVRRHADGAEVTTEDGSTESYDAVVIAVHPDQALRLLADATGPEREVLGAFRYSRNTTLLHTDTRLLPRARGARASWNYLMPTCEAGADRVRVSYDMNRLQRLEAAERFVVTLGGEDRVDPDRVLARMVYEHPVYTPESVAAQQRLHELASPVCVFAGAYHGWGFHEDGCRSGAEAAAVLGARW, via the coding sequence ATGGAGAGGGCACCCGGGGCAGCATCCCACGGCCCGGAGGACAGGGCTCGGCACGGGCGGCGGACGGCCGTGGTGGGCTCGGGAGTGGCGGGACTGACCGCCGCGTACATCCTGGGCCGGACCCGTCAGGTCACCCTGTACGAGGCCGACGACCGGCTCGGCGGGCATGCCCACACCCACGAGCTGACCTCGCCGTACGACGGTCGGGTGCACCGGGTCGACTCCGGATTCATCGTGCACAACCGGCGCACCTATCCCCATCTGCTGCGGCTCTTCGACGAACTCGGCGTCGCCACGCAGGAGTCGGAGATGAGCATGTCGGTCCGGTGCGAGGGGTGCGGACTGGAGTACGCCGGGGCCCGCGGACCGGCCGGACTGTTCACCCGCCCGCGCGCGCTGCTGCGCGGCCCCTACCTGCGGCTGCTGGCCGAGGTGCCCGCCTTCCACCGGGCGGCCCGGCGGCTGCTGGCCCACGGCGGTGCGGACCCGCTCACCCTGGGGGAGTTCCTGGACCGGGAGGGCTTCTCCGCCTATTTCCGCGCCCACTTCATGACACCGGTGGTGTCGGCCGTGTGGTCCTGCGACGCCGCCACCGCCCAGCGCTACCCGGCCTCCTACCTGTTCCGCTTCCTGGAGCACCACGGGCTGCTGTCGGTGACCGGGTCCCCGGTGTGGCGCACGGTCACCGGTGGTTCGCACGCCTACGTCGAGCGGGTCGCCAAGCACATCGGCGACATCCGGACCGGCGCTGCGGTGCGCGCCGTACGGCGCCACGCGGACGGCGCCGAGGTGACGACCGAGGACGGTTCGACCGAGTCGTACGACGCGGTGGTGATCGCCGTCCACCCCGACCAGGCACTGCGGCTGCTGGCCGACGCGACCGGGCCGGAGCGGGAGGTCCTGGGCGCGTTCCGCTACTCCCGCAACACCACCCTCCTGCACACCGACACCCGGCTGCTGCCCCGGGCCCGCGGCGCCCGCGCCTCCTGGAACTACCTCATGCCGACGTGCGAGGCCGGTGCCGACCGGGTGCGGGTCAGCTACGACATGAACCGGCTGCAACGCCTGGAGGCCGCCGAGCGGTTCGTGGTCACCCTGGGCGGCGAGGACCGGGTCGACCCGGACCGGGTACTGGCCCGCATGGTCTACGAACACCCCGTCTACACGCCCGAGTCGGTGGCCGCGCAGCAGCGGCTGCACGAACTCGCTTCCCCCGTCTGCGTGTTCGCGGGCGCCTATCACGGCTGGGGGTTCCACGAGGACGGCTGCCGGTCCGGTGCCGAGGCCGCCGCGGTGCTGGGGGCGCGCTGGTGA
- a CDS encoding LAETG motif-containing sortase-dependent surface protein, giving the protein MSIARRVTMRRLLGTGAATLAFSAALASVASASDCPGGKGWDNGGSYKPGTGAGSKTETDRCEFSLDGKNFFASVKVDDLNLKPTDDGKVHVKVRAAGDASTCTASLASYRAHGPTFATSGEQVFHDFDTVTVKAGSVDSLDISIPDLGCYAQIDLYRGNTKFDGRLDAKDGLPHGDLPKGPDHPVIKDKLIAAWNGGTKDCTTTQTTPPATPPASETTPPASESTPPASESTPPASESTPPASETPGTGTPTPSASESTGTPGAPTPNGGGDNLAETGASSNTPLIAGGAAVLLAGGAGIVLATRRRKASRA; this is encoded by the coding sequence ATGTCCATAGCGAGACGTGTCACCATGCGGCGCCTGTTGGGGACGGGCGCCGCGACGCTCGCCTTCTCCGCTGCCCTCGCCTCCGTCGCCTCGGCCTCCGACTGCCCCGGCGGCAAGGGCTGGGACAACGGCGGGAGCTACAAGCCGGGCACCGGCGCCGGTTCGAAGACCGAGACCGACCGCTGCGAGTTCTCCCTCGACGGCAAGAACTTCTTCGCCTCGGTCAAGGTCGACGACCTGAACCTGAAGCCGACCGACGACGGCAAGGTGCACGTCAAGGTCCGCGCGGCGGGCGACGCGTCCACCTGCACCGCCTCCCTCGCGTCCTACCGCGCGCACGGCCCGACGTTCGCCACCTCCGGCGAGCAGGTCTTCCACGACTTCGACACCGTGACCGTCAAGGCCGGCTCCGTCGACTCCCTCGACATCTCGATCCCGGACCTCGGCTGCTACGCGCAGATCGACCTCTACCGGGGCAACACGAAGTTCGACGGCCGGCTCGACGCCAAGGACGGCCTTCCGCACGGCGACCTCCCCAAGGGCCCGGACCACCCGGTCATCAAGGACAAGCTGATCGCGGCCTGGAACGGCGGCACGAAGGACTGCACGACCACGCAGACCACGCCTCCGGCGACCCCGCCGGCCTCGGAGACCACTCCGCCGGCCTCGGAGTCGACCCCGCCGGCGTCCGAGTCCACCCCGCCGGCGTCCGAGAGCACGCCTCCGGCCTCCGAGACCCCGGGTACGGGCACGCCCACCCCGTCGGCCTCCGAGTCCACCGGGACCCCGGGCGCTCCCACCCCGAACGGCGGCGGCGACAACCTCGCCGAGACCGGCGCCAGCAGCAACACCCCGCTGATCGCGGGCGGCGCGGCTGTGCTGCTCGCCGGTGGCGCGGGCATCGTCCTGGCCACGCGTCGCCGCAAGGCCTCGCGCGCCTGA
- a CDS encoding dihydrofolate reductase family protein has translation MTATYTFDVFSSLDGYGAAGGDWTGYWGKQGPELLEHRHALYGEKQRMVFGATTYRAFARMLAESSEGDDVRDPWVTRMRNLPTTVVSTTLEDTLGWPDATVVSGDAVDVVARLKEESEVPLRSHGCLSMNRALMAAGLVDRVQVTVFPVITGRTGVDPVFQGAADFDLELLESRTLDGRIQELVYRPTLH, from the coding sequence ATGACCGCCACCTACACCTTCGACGTCTTCTCCTCGCTCGACGGCTACGGCGCCGCCGGCGGCGACTGGACCGGCTACTGGGGCAAGCAGGGCCCCGAACTGCTGGAGCACCGCCACGCGCTGTACGGCGAGAAGCAGCGGATGGTCTTCGGGGCCACCACCTACCGGGCGTTCGCGCGGATGCTGGCCGAGAGCAGCGAGGGCGACGACGTGCGGGACCCCTGGGTGACCCGGATGAGGAACCTGCCGACGACCGTGGTGTCGACGACCCTTGAGGACACCCTCGGCTGGCCGGACGCGACCGTCGTGAGCGGTGACGCCGTGGACGTCGTGGCCCGGCTCAAGGAGGAGTCCGAGGTGCCGTTGCGCTCGCACGGCTGTCTGTCGATGAACCGGGCGCTGATGGCCGCCGGCCTCGTCGACCGCGTGCAGGTGACGGTCTTCCCCGTCATCACCGGCCGCACCGGTGTCGACCCGGTCTTCCAGGGCGCGGCCGACTTCGACCTGGAGCTGCTGGAGAGCCGCACGCTCGACGGTCGCATCCAGGAACTCGTCTACCGGCCCACCCTGCACTGA
- a CDS encoding DUF2231 domain-containing protein → MGLVNGLPAHVLLVHFVVVLVPLTALALAVGAIWPRAAQRMGVVLPLLALVTLASVPLATGAGEWLEEHVDSNALVRRHAELGDGLLPWALGLFVLAALVWWAARRTAAAAAQDSGGTRWSGVPVRAAAAVLSLVVAAGAVVDVYRIGDSGAKAAWHDGFSKTATGADGDDR, encoded by the coding sequence ATGGGCCTGGTCAACGGCCTTCCCGCGCATGTCTTGTTGGTGCACTTCGTCGTCGTACTCGTTCCCCTGACCGCGCTGGCGCTGGCCGTCGGCGCGATCTGGCCGAGGGCCGCACAGCGGATGGGAGTCGTGCTGCCGTTGCTCGCCCTGGTCACGCTCGCGAGCGTGCCGCTCGCCACCGGGGCCGGGGAGTGGCTGGAGGAACACGTCGACAGCAACGCACTGGTGCGCCGCCACGCGGAACTGGGCGACGGCCTGCTGCCCTGGGCGCTGGGCCTGTTCGTCCTCGCGGCCCTCGTCTGGTGGGCGGCCCGTCGCACGGCCGCGGCCGCGGCGCAGGACTCGGGCGGCACACGCTGGTCCGGCGTGCCGGTGCGCGCCGCGGCCGCGGTCCTGTCGCTCGTGGTGGCCGCGGGAGCCGTCGTGGACGTCTACCGCATAGGCGACTCGGGGGCGAAGGCCGCATGGCACGACGGTTTCTCCAAGACGGCGACGGGTGCGGACGGGGACGATCGCTGA